In Liquorilactobacillus nagelii DSM 13675, the following proteins share a genomic window:
- a CDS encoding FtsB family cell division protein, whose translation MSRQRVNKVEILNNSYFEKKSYQAQLQTQKLHNKRVHRRRMIVIIAFFAISFLLLGSQVFRTQHLTSNLVQQKKVATSKLDQVLQQHRELKQQTRQLKDDDYLQKLIREKYYYSKNGETIYNLPNNSKTAGQK comes from the coding sequence TTGAGTAGGCAACGTGTTAATAAAGTTGAAATTCTAAATAATTCTTATTTTGAAAAAAAAAGTTACCAAGCGCAGCTGCAGACGCAAAAACTGCATAACAAACGAGTTCACCGCCGTCGCATGATAGTTATTATTGCGTTTTTCGCAATTAGTTTTTTACTTCTAGGTAGCCAAGTATTTCGAACGCAACATTTGACAAGTAACCTAGTTCAACAGAAAAAAGTAGCTACTAGTAAATTAGACCAAGTTTTGCAGCAACATCGTGAATTAAAGCAGCAAACACGACAATTAAAAGATGATGACTATTTACAAAAATTAATTCGCGAAAAATATTACTATAGTAAAAATGGTGAAACTATTTATAATTTACCGAATAATAGTAAAACTGCTGGCCAAAAATAA
- a CDS encoding polysaccharide biosynthesis protein — MKQKRSNSLLLHGTVWLAITSLIVKILSAVYRIPFQNMVGNIGFYIYQQVYPFYGIGMTFALTGFPAFISKKVAQENNQLQKKVIARNYWYLLLLFGGSLFILLQLFSTKIAVAMDDSHLAIVIQNVSWMYLLMPFLAVGRGYCQGNLDMTTTAHSQLVEQVLRVGIILAAAAIGIRQHLSLYTIGSWAILGGTFGAAAAMLFFWPVFFHELRFTKVAVTVAELKKLARPLFTEGLIFCLNAALLILLQLIDSFTLKKYLQASGLLPTTAAALKGVFDRGQPLLQLGLVITNAIAVSSLPALINQQKKQSNQIVRLKVQQLFQLALLFAFAAAIGLTVLMPQINWVLFGSAQGSFALAVNSLTIPLATIIILDNVLLQIEEQQVAAFKVILLITIGKMFFNWLLITPYGINGAAWGSVLSLLAGMIVAGRLEKNVGFSYLRTAGWLRKLLITLSVMGISVKITALLIQNQVSFSRLGSFWVLLAAIPIGIIAFFACTLRFQLLDQKFLN; from the coding sequence ATGAAACAAAAACGAAGCAATAGCCTGCTCCTTCATGGAACAGTTTGGTTAGCGATTACTTCATTGATTGTTAAAATACTAAGTGCTGTTTATCGAATACCCTTTCAAAATATGGTTGGTAATATTGGCTTTTATATTTACCAACAAGTTTATCCGTTTTACGGAATTGGAATGACCTTTGCTTTAACTGGCTTTCCAGCTTTTATTTCCAAAAAAGTAGCTCAAGAAAACAATCAATTGCAAAAAAAGGTAATCGCTAGAAATTATTGGTATTTATTACTACTTTTTGGAGGTAGCCTATTTATCCTTTTGCAATTATTTTCAACTAAAATAGCAGTTGCAATGGATGACTCACATTTAGCAATTGTTATTCAAAATGTTAGTTGGATGTATTTGTTGATGCCTTTTTTAGCGGTTGGTCGTGGATACTGTCAAGGAAATTTAGATATGACGACAACCGCTCATTCACAATTAGTTGAACAGGTACTTCGAGTAGGAATTATTTTAGCGGCAGCTGCAATCGGCATTCGTCAACATTTATCGCTGTACACAATTGGGAGCTGGGCAATTCTAGGTGGGACTTTTGGAGCAGCCGCGGCGATGCTTTTTTTCTGGCCAGTATTTTTTCACGAATTACGTTTTACAAAAGTAGCAGTTACGGTGGCAGAATTAAAAAAATTAGCACGCCCCTTATTTACTGAAGGACTAATTTTTTGTTTAAATGCAGCTTTATTAATATTACTACAATTAATTGATTCATTTACATTGAAAAAATATCTCCAAGCAAGTGGTTTGCTGCCAACAACTGCAGCGGCTTTGAAAGGAGTTTTTGATCGAGGCCAGCCCTTATTACAATTAGGATTGGTAATTACTAATGCAATTGCGGTTAGTTCACTACCAGCACTGATTAACCAACAAAAAAAACAAAGTAACCAAATTGTTAGATTGAAAGTTCAGCAGCTTTTTCAACTAGCGCTGTTATTTGCATTCGCTGCTGCAATTGGTTTGACTGTCTTGATGCCGCAGATTAATTGGGTTTTATTCGGAAGCGCTCAAGGGTCCTTCGCCCTGGCAGTTAATAGTTTGACAATTCCTCTAGCGACGATCATCATTTTAGATAATGTCTTACTGCAAATTGAGGAGCAGCAAGTGGCAGCTTTTAAAGTTATCTTACTAATAACAATTGGCAAAATGTTTTTCAATTGGCTATTGATTACACCGTATGGAATTAATGGTGCTGCGTGGGGTTCAGTTCTCAGTCTTTTGGCTGGAATGATAGTCGCAGGAAGACTTGAAAAAAATGTTGGTTTTTCTTATTTACGAACAGCTGGTTGGCTTAGAAAATTATTGATTACGTTGTCTGTAATGGGAATCAGCGTAAAAATAACAGCGCTACTAATTCAAAATCAAGTTAGTTTTTCCAGATTAGGAAGTTTCTGGGTATTATTAGCAGCCATTCCAATTGGAATAATAGCTTTTTTTGCTTGTACACTCAGATTTCAGCTTTTAGACCAGAAATTTTTAAATTGA
- a CDS encoding S1 domain-containing RNA-binding protein, which yields MSIEVGAKVTGKVSGITNFGAFVELGEKKNGLVHISEISDKYVKDIHDVLSVGDEVTVKVLSIAPDGKIGLSIRKANEKHNEETHSNYVKHNNHSENHHSSANHGGVGVKTHSHNYTGNSRNQNYRKNENKSQDFDSLLAGFLKDSEARLTSLKRNTEGKRGGRGGRRS from the coding sequence ATGTCAATTGAAGTAGGGGCGAAAGTCACTGGCAAAGTTTCAGGAATTACTAATTTTGGTGCTTTTGTTGAATTAGGTGAGAAAAAGAACGGTTTGGTTCATATTAGTGAAATCTCTGATAAGTACGTTAAAGATATTCATGATGTTTTGAGTGTTGGTGACGAGGTAACTGTTAAGGTCCTTTCAATTGCTCCGGATGGTAAAATTGGTTTGTCAATTCGCAAAGCCAATGAAAAACATAACGAAGAAACACATAGCAATTATGTAAAACACAATAATCATTCTGAAAATCACCACAGCTCAGCCAATCATGGTGGAGTAGGTGTTAAGACTCATTCTCATAACTATACTGGCAACTCAAGAAATCAAAATTATCGTAAAAACGAAAATAAGTCGCAAGATTTCGACTCATTATTGGCTGGATTTTTAAAAGACAGCGAGGCACGTTTGACTTCATTAAAGAGAAATACTGAGGGAAAACGTGGAGGCCGAGGCGGCCGGCGGAGTTAA
- a CDS encoding RNA-binding S4 domain-containing protein has product MRVDKFLKISRIIKRRTVAKQIADQGRILINQRPAKSATNVAIGDQLTINFGNKTLVIEVTALVPNAKKADAEGLYQIISENAKN; this is encoded by the coding sequence ATGCGAGTAGATAAGTTCTTAAAGATATCACGAATTATTAAACGGCGAACTGTTGCCAAGCAGATTGCTGATCAAGGAAGAATTTTAATAAATCAAAGACCAGCTAAATCAGCGACCAATGTTGCAATTGGAGATCAACTAACAATTAATTTTGGAAATAAGACTTTAGTTATTGAGGTAACAGCGTTAGTACCAAATGCCAAAAAGGCAGATGCTGAAGGGTTGTATCAGATTATCAGCGAAAATGCCAAAAATTAA
- the pth gene encoding aminoacyl-tRNA hydrolase, with protein MKLVVGLGNIGKEYENTRHNTGFMVLDHIAQQEGLNFSGPRQEAMLTKWFYRQEKIILAKPTTYMNESGRSVAALLNYYKLEPADLLIIHDDMDLPTGQLRLRQKGSAGGHNGIKSIIAAVGGQKFKRLRIGIDHPEHQTVVDWVLSSFSKKQQPEIAVGLDQAIAAVKFWLQTDDFAKAMNEFNHKEK; from the coding sequence ATGAAACTTGTAGTTGGACTTGGAAATATCGGAAAAGAATATGAAAATACGCGACATAACACTGGATTTATGGTTTTAGATCATATAGCCCAACAAGAAGGCTTAAATTTCTCTGGTCCACGGCAAGAAGCAATGCTAACTAAATGGTTTTATCGACAAGAAAAAATTATTTTAGCCAAACCGACAACTTATATGAATGAGTCTGGTCGCAGTGTGGCAGCTTTGCTGAATTACTATAAATTAGAACCAGCAGATTTGTTGATTATCCATGATGATATGGACTTACCCACCGGCCAGTTGCGATTACGGCAAAAGGGCTCAGCTGGAGGCCACAATGGCATTAAAAGTATTATTGCTGCTGTCGGTGGTCAAAAGTTTAAACGTTTGAGAATCGGAATTGATCACCCGGAACATCAAACAGTGGTAGACTGGGTATTGTCAAGTTTCTCTAAGAAACAACAGCCGGAAATTGCTGTTGGACTTGACCAAGCAATTGCAGCTGTCAAGTTTTGGTTACAGACAGACGATTTTGCTAAAGCGATGAATGAGTTTAATCATAAGGAGAAATAG
- the mfd gene encoding transcription-repair coupling factor encodes MKIEDIFLKLPEVNDLIKRVKQSTGENFLLTGVQPAIKPLLLQTYLQQLKKPILIVEDTLNHAQGLVDELIALLGPNQVNFFPVEETMAAETAIASPEFRAARIQTLAGMQVPKITVTAASGIGYPLLPPVQWREQIRQLKPGMNLDLNKFITFLNSVGYQRQQLVAKKGEFAVRGSIVDIYPFDQLNPIRIDLFDTEIDSIREFSASNQRSLQNLDCITVLPASEYPLDAAQQAHALAVLKKQYQKVSTSAVQKEFRENLNNINYKLTAALTARQFPAWAAAFKRGLLAEKNSLLDYLLDKGVVFWDDLPRIVESQRLQQQEQMAWETNQLASGKLFEASQPTTTIKEWQKKDQHNSIFLALFRKGMGKLTFSSIADIQVRMIQQFFGQMPLLKTEMQRWKKQQQTVIFAINNPARIRKIQQTLIDFAMPVEINTTKELNLGQPQLVQIGFNHGFELPQLKLVIVTESELFQKVKAKQPRRLTMENTERLKSYTDLKKGDYVVHVNHGIGRFLGIKTISDRGKHQDYLTIEYQDAGKLFVPVKQIDRIQKYVSAEGKSPHLNKLGGSDWEKTKRRVAAKVEDIADELVELYAKRETEKGFAYSLDDEFQHEFEAAFAYTETPDQLRSTREIKHDMQQSKPMDRLLIGDVGYGKTEVALRAAFKAIQDGKQVAFLVPTTVLAQQHYETMLSRFEGFPVEIGILSRFRTQQQVKQTLKKLAAGQLDIVVGTHRLLSKDVKFKDLGLLIVDEEQRFGVKHKEKIKELRSSIDVLTLTATPIPRTLNMSMLGVRDLSVIETAPLNRFPIQTYVIEQDYSLIADAVHREINRGGQTFYLHNRVADIERTVTELKAMIPEARIGYIHGQMSEAQLERILLDFINGEFDVLVTTTIIETGIDIPNVNTLIVEDADKMGLAQLYQLRGRVGRSNRMAYAYFMYRPDKVLTEISEKRLEAIKDFTELGSGFKIAMRDLAIRGAGNLLGRQQHGFIDSVGYDLYVQMLKDAVAKKQGKQVRLVSDAEIDLDLEAYLPSEYIADPRQKIEIYKRIRQLQNQAQFDEIQADLLDRFGDYPSPVANLLEIGRLKMLADQIQVKSIQQVDRKFIIIFAKQFADYLTARDLLAALAQTNLKATIKNESGCFNLILNQQPKSELLEVITQFEKLFAFLADSENQRLKGKKNETKTKQ; translated from the coding sequence ATGAAAATTGAAGATATTTTTTTAAAATTACCTGAAGTTAATGATTTAATTAAAAGAGTAAAGCAGAGTACTGGAGAAAATTTTTTATTAACGGGAGTTCAACCAGCAATAAAGCCGTTATTGCTGCAGACTTATTTGCAGCAATTAAAAAAGCCAATACTGATAGTTGAAGATACTCTAAATCACGCCCAAGGATTAGTTGATGAATTGATTGCGTTATTAGGTCCCAATCAAGTTAATTTTTTTCCAGTTGAAGAGACCATGGCTGCAGAAACTGCTATTGCTTCACCGGAGTTTCGAGCAGCACGAATCCAGACTTTGGCTGGAATGCAAGTTCCTAAAATAACAGTTACGGCTGCTAGCGGAATTGGGTATCCATTGTTGCCTCCTGTTCAGTGGCGAGAACAAATCAGGCAACTAAAACCAGGAATGAATCTTGATTTAAATAAATTCATAACTTTTTTGAATAGCGTTGGCTATCAGCGGCAGCAATTAGTGGCTAAAAAAGGCGAGTTTGCTGTTCGTGGTTCTATCGTGGATATCTATCCTTTTGATCAATTGAATCCGATCAGAATTGATTTATTCGATACAGAGATTGATTCAATTCGTGAATTTTCAGCGAGCAACCAACGTAGCTTGCAAAACTTGGATTGTATTACAGTTTTACCAGCCAGTGAATATCCGCTTGATGCTGCTCAGCAAGCCCATGCTTTAGCGGTGTTAAAAAAACAGTATCAAAAAGTTAGCACATCAGCTGTTCAAAAAGAGTTTCGAGAAAATTTAAATAATATTAACTATAAGTTGACAGCGGCCTTGACGGCGAGACAATTTCCAGCTTGGGCAGCCGCTTTTAAACGCGGGCTGCTAGCTGAAAAGAATTCTTTACTTGATTATTTGCTGGATAAGGGAGTTGTTTTTTGGGATGATTTGCCACGAATAGTTGAAAGCCAGCGCTTGCAGCAACAAGAACAAATGGCTTGGGAGACAAATCAATTGGCTAGTGGAAAGTTATTCGAAGCTAGTCAACCAACAACTACAATTAAGGAATGGCAAAAAAAAGATCAGCATAACTCAATTTTTTTGGCTCTTTTCCGTAAAGGAATGGGAAAGCTGACATTTAGTTCAATTGCTGATATTCAGGTTCGAATGATTCAACAATTTTTTGGACAAATGCCGCTCTTGAAGACAGAAATGCAGCGTTGGAAAAAGCAACAGCAAACAGTAATTTTTGCAATTAATAATCCAGCTAGAATTAGAAAAATTCAACAAACACTGATTGATTTTGCAATGCCAGTTGAAATTAATACGACGAAAGAATTAAATTTAGGTCAACCTCAATTAGTCCAAATTGGTTTTAATCACGGTTTTGAATTGCCCCAGCTTAAACTAGTAATAGTAACTGAAAGTGAACTTTTTCAGAAAGTTAAAGCTAAGCAGCCACGCCGGTTGACAATGGAAAATACTGAGCGTCTAAAAAGCTATACTGACTTAAAAAAGGGCGATTACGTTGTCCATGTTAATCACGGAATCGGACGCTTTTTGGGTATTAAGACTATTAGTGATCGTGGAAAACATCAAGATTATCTGACGATTGAATATCAAGATGCTGGTAAGTTATTTGTACCGGTTAAACAAATTGATCGGATTCAAAAATATGTTTCAGCTGAAGGAAAATCCCCACATTTAAATAAACTGGGTGGTAGTGATTGGGAGAAAACCAAACGTCGGGTAGCAGCTAAAGTTGAGGATATTGCAGATGAGTTAGTTGAACTGTATGCTAAACGTGAAACTGAAAAGGGCTTTGCCTACTCACTAGATGATGAATTTCAACATGAGTTTGAAGCGGCATTTGCATATACGGAGACTCCTGACCAGTTGCGTAGTACACGTGAAATCAAGCATGATATGCAGCAGAGTAAGCCGATGGACCGGTTGCTAATTGGTGATGTGGGCTACGGCAAGACTGAGGTTGCATTACGCGCAGCTTTTAAGGCGATTCAAGATGGAAAACAAGTAGCTTTTTTAGTACCAACGACGGTTTTGGCACAGCAGCATTATGAAACAATGCTTAGTCGTTTTGAGGGATTTCCAGTAGAAATTGGAATTTTGTCACGTTTTAGAACGCAACAGCAAGTTAAACAGACTTTAAAAAAATTAGCAGCTGGTCAGCTGGATATCGTGGTTGGAACTCATCGACTATTATCAAAAGATGTTAAATTTAAAGATTTAGGTTTGTTAATTGTTGATGAAGAACAGCGCTTCGGAGTTAAACATAAGGAAAAAATTAAAGAGTTGCGTTCTTCGATTGACGTATTAACTTTGACGGCTACTCCAATTCCAAGAACATTGAATATGTCAATGTTGGGAGTTAGGGATTTATCGGTAATTGAAACTGCACCATTAAATCGATTTCCAATCCAAACTTATGTAATTGAACAAGATTATAGTTTAATAGCTGATGCGGTTCACCGAGAAATCAATCGTGGTGGTCAGACTTTTTATTTGCACAATCGCGTGGCCGATATTGAACGAACAGTTACGGAATTGAAAGCAATGATACCTGAAGCGCGAATTGGGTATATTCATGGTCAAATGTCAGAAGCGCAACTTGAACGAATTCTATTGGATTTCATTAATGGAGAATTCGATGTCTTGGTTACTACAACAATTATTGAAACTGGAATCGATATTCCCAATGTTAATACCTTGATTGTGGAGGATGCTGATAAAATGGGGTTAGCGCAATTATATCAGCTGCGTGGTCGAGTAGGTCGGAGTAATCGGATGGCATATGCCTACTTTATGTATCGTCCAGATAAGGTTTTAACTGAGATCAGTGAAAAACGACTAGAGGCAATTAAAGACTTTACCGAACTGGGTTCTGGGTTTAAAATTGCGATGCGTGATTTGGCAATTCGCGGTGCCGGTAATTTATTGGGAAGACAACAACATGGCTTTATCGATTCTGTCGGTTATGATTTATATGTGCAAATGTTAAAAGATGCAGTTGCTAAGAAGCAAGGAAAACAGGTTCGTTTAGTCAGTGATGCAGAAATTGATTTGGATTTAGAAGCATATTTACCAAGTGAATATATTGCTGATCCACGTCAGAAAATTGAAATCTATAAACGAATACGCCAATTGCAAAATCAAGCGCAGTTTGATGAAATTCAAGCTGATTTACTAGATCGTTTTGGCGACTATCCCAGTCCCGTTGCCAATTTGTTGGAAATTGGTCGGCTAAAAATGTTGGCCGATCAAATTCAGGTTAAATCAATTCAGCAAGTGGATCGTAAATTTATAATAATTTTTGCCAAGCAATTTGCTGATTATTTGACAGCTCGTGATCTCCTAGCAGCTTTAGCACAAACAAACCTGAAAGCAACAATCAAAAATGAGAGTGGATGCTTTAATTTGATATTGAATCAACAGCCAAAATCAGAGTTGCTTGAGGTTATTACACAATTTGAAAAGTTGTTTGCTTTTTTAGCAGACAGTGAGAATCAAAGGCTGAAAGGGAAGAAAAATGAAACAAAAACGAAGCAATAG